In Terriglobales bacterium, a single genomic region encodes these proteins:
- a CDS encoding DUF2339 domain-containing protein, whose translation WQALILLAVTIMKVFIYDVSELEKGYRIMSLIALGVLLLGVSFVYQRDWLKLSARSRAEERGAAGGTS comes from the coding sequence CTGGCAAGCCCTGATCCTGCTGGCGGTGACCATCATGAAGGTCTTCATCTACGACGTCTCGGAACTGGAGAAGGGCTACCGCATCATGAGCCTGATTGCGCTGGGCGTGCTGCTGCTGGGAGTCTCTTTCGTCTATCAGCGGGACTGGCTCAAGCTTTCCGCGCGCAGCCGCGCGGAGGAGCGTGGCGCTGCTGGAGGGACGTCATGA